A single genomic interval of Camelina sativa cultivar DH55 chromosome 11, Cs, whole genome shotgun sequence harbors:
- the LOC104727601 gene encoding zinc finger MYM-type protein 1-like has translation MPGQKPGCQKRKKRKQDELFVQSLRGSLDKFVTRASANENSESGGANENSESGGGGINNPDDSSHLSEHDNVVNASNVESLNVCENPNSRVDIFDPRYWENLDNKMRDVLVEKEPQRELSLVIPLDANKRRFSYNYYFRKLRNGETSDRNWLVYSKHVNKVYCFCCKLFKSRNCSNMLALANDGYNDWKHLSERLKDHEKSVEHMNNMKTWKELKVRFEKNLTIDKPLQKEIAKEKERWRFVLARIIAVVKFLAKRNLAFRGKNEKLYQDNNGNFLGAIEMIAEFDLIIQDHIRRIHSHEIHCHYLGHNIQNEFISLLAHNVQLSIVKTIKESRYFSVILDCTPDVSHQEQMTLIIRCVKISNRKASVEEYFLEFLKVDDTTGLGLFDKLLDALKSLTLEFENIRGQGYDNGSNMKGKHQGVQKRLLDVNPKALYMPCACHSLNLVVSDMAHSCVKAISFFGIVQRIYALFSSSSKRWKILLDHVPCFTVKSLCNTRWESRIKSVKAIRFQAPQVRSALLELYESCDDAMTKSDAESLIMAFDNFEFILGIVIWYDILFAINSVSKNLQSKSFCIDNALKQLQGVCLFFEKYRHEGFSSSLSIAQTIARDMDVDPIFPQKRRVFRKKQFDEIGLDEEIQPSEDAFRVNYFLVVVDMAITSVKTGFDQMKTFESVFGFLFDSKKLKTLHDSDLQEHCCNLCKTFSHGNSSDVDSDDLFSELRVLQTTLPDVSMEPTEVLEFVEDIGCYPNVSIAYRIMLTIPVTVASAERSFSKLKLLKNYLRSSMSKERLNGLAILCIKKNILESIDTETIIHDFASTKTRKNRIL, from the coding sequence ATGCCAGGACAGAAACCGGGatgtcagaaaagaaaaaaaagaaaacaagatgaaTTGTTTGTTCAATCACTAAGAGGTTCTTTAGATAAATTTGTGACAAGAGCAAGTGCTAATGAAAATTCAGAATCTGGTGGTGCTAATGAAAATTCAGaatctggtggtggtggtataAATAATCCCGATGATAGTAGTCACTTGAGTGAGCATGATAATGTGGTTAATGCATCTAATGTTGAAAGTTTAAATGTTTGTGAAAACCCAAATTCTCGTGTTGATATTTTTGATCCAAGGTATTGGGAAAACCTTGATAATAAAATGAGAGATGTGTTAGTTGAAAAAGAACCTCAAAGAGAATTGAGTCTTGTGATTCCTTTAGATGCAAACAAGAGGCGTTTctcatataattattattttaggaaGCTGCGTAATGGGGAAACTAGTGACAGAAATTGGTTGGTTTACTCCAAACATGTGAACAAGGTTTATTGCTTTTGTTGCAAATTGTTTAAATCTAGAAATTGTTCAAATATGCTTGCTTTAGCTAATGATGGTTATAATGACTGGAAGCATCTTAGTGAGAGACTTAAAGATCATGAGAAAAGTGTAGAGCATATGAATAACATGAAAACTTGGAAAGAGCTGAAAGTTAGATTTGAGAAGAATCTCACAATTGATAAACCACTACAGAAAGAAATTGCTAAAGAGAAAGAACGTTGGAGGTTTGTCTTAGCTAGAATAATTGCTGTTGTAAAATTTCTTGCTAAAAGAAATCTAGCTTTTcgtggaaaaaatgaaaaactttacCAAGATAACAATGGTAATTTCTTAGGTGCTATTGAAATGATTGCagaatttgatttgataatcCAAGATCATATTAGACGCATTCATAGTCATGAAATTCATTGTCATTATCTTGGTCATAATATTCAAAATGAGTTTATCTCTCTTTTGGCTCATAATGTTCAGCTTTCCATCGTTAAAACCATTAAAGAGTCTAGGTACTTTTCTGTCATTCTTGATTGCACACCGGATGTGAGCCATCAAGAGCAAATGACTTTGATAATTCGATGTGTGAAAATATCAAACAGAAAAGCAAGTGTAGAAGAGTACTTCTTAGAGTTTCTAAAGGTGGATGACACCACTGGTTTAGGTCTCTTTGATAAGTTACTAGATGCTTTAAAGTCTCTTACTCTTGAGTTTGAGAATATTAGAGGTCAAGGTTATGATAATGGTTCTAACATGAAAGGAAAACATCAAGGTGTTCAAAAGCGATTACTTGATGTAAATCCAAAAGCTTTGTATATGCCGTGTGCTTGTCATAGTCTGAATCTTGTGGTTAGTGATATGGCTCATTCATGTGTAAAAGCTATTTCTTTCTTTGGAATTGTGCAACGCATATATGCATTATTTTCTAGTTCTTCTAAGAGATGGAAAATTTTGCTTGATCATGTTCCTTGCTTTACTGTAAAATCTTTGTGTAACACACGTTGGGAGAGTCGAATTAAAAGTGTCAAAGCTATTAGGTTCCAAGCTCCACAAGTAAGATCAGCTTTATTGGAATTATATGAGTCTTGTGATGATGCTATGACAAAGAGTGATGCTGAAAGTTTGATCATGGCATTtgataattttgaatttatccTTGGCATTGTTATTTggtatgatattttgtttgccATTAACTCAGTGAGTAAGAATTTACAGTCTAAATCATTTTGCATTGATAATGCTTTAAAACAATTGCAaggtgtgtgtttgttttttgagaAGTATAGACATGAAGGGTTTAGTTCTAGTTTGAGTATAGCTCAAACTATTGCTCGTGATATGGATGTAGATCCTATATTTCCACAGAAGCGTCGtgttttcagaaaaaaacaGTTTGATGAAATTGGTTTGGATGAGGAAATACAACCTAGTGAAGATGCATTTAGAGTCAATTACTTTTTGGTTGTGGTGGACATGGCAATCACTTCGGTGAAGACCGGATTTGAtcaaatgaaaacttttgaaagtgtttttggtttcttatttgattcgAAAAAGTTAAAGACATTACATGATAGTGATTTACAAGAGCATTGCTGTAACTTATGCAAAACTTTTTCTCATGGTAACTCGTCGGATGTTGATTCAGATGATCTTTTTTCAGAATTGAGAGTGCTTCAAACGACTTTACCTGATGTGTCAATGGAACCTACTGAAGTTCTTGAGTTTGTTGAAGATATTGGTTGTTATCCAAATGTTTCAATTGCATATAGAATCATGTTAACTATACCGGTGACAGTCGCTTCAGCGGAGAGAAgcttttcaaaactaaaattattgaaaaattatCTAAGATCTTCAATGTCTAAAGAAAGGTTGAATGGTTTAGCTATTTTGTGCATCAAAAAGAACATATTGGAGAGCATTGATACTGAAACTATTATTCATGATTTTGCATCGACTAAAACTCGTAAAAATAGGATTTTGTGA
- the LOC104721500 gene encoding alpha-aminoadipic semialdehyde synthase-like isoform X2: protein MHGRRHFTHRICKRGHLKRACISYKGELTSLYEYIPRMRKSNPEEAQEKIANGVSSQRTYNILVSLSGHLFDKFLINEALDMIEAAGGSFHLAKCKLGQSADAESYSELEVGADDKRVLDQIIDSLTRLANPDEDYISPPREANKISLKIGKVQQEKEVKEKPEMTKKSGVLIIGAGRVCRPAAEFLASVRTISSQQWYKTYFGAESEEQRDVRVIVASMYLKDAKKTIEGIPDVETVQLDVSDSENLLKYVSEVDVVLSLLPASCHAVVAKTCIELKKHLVTASYVDDETSMLHEKAKTSGITILGEMGLDPGIDHMMAMKMINEAHIRKGKVKSFTSYCGGLPSPAAANNPLAYKFSWSPAGAIRAGRNPAKYKSNGDVVNVDGENLYDSATSFRVPNLPAFALECLPNRNSLVYGEFYGIESEATTIFRGTLRYEGFSMIMATLSKLGFFDNEANQVLSTGKKITFGALLSNFLKKDADNDSEPLAGEEEISKRIIKLGHTKETATKAAKTIVFLGFNEEREIPSLCKSVFDATCYLMEEKLAYSGDEQDMVLLHHEVEVEFPESKRVEKHSATLLEFGDNKNGQTTTAMAKTVGIPAAIGALLLIEDKIKTRGVLRPLEPEVYLPALDILQAYGIKLIEKTE, encoded by the exons ATGCATGGCCGTCGACATTTTACCCACAGAATTTGCAAAAGAG GTCATCTAAAGAGGGCTTGCATAAGCTATAAAGGAGAGTTGACATCTTTGTATGAGTATATTCCACGTATGAGGAAGTCAAATCCAGA AGAGGCACAGGAGAAAATTGCCAACGGGGTTTCCAGCCAGAGAACATACAACATATTG GTATCTCTAAGCGGACACCTATTTGATAAGTTTCTGATAAACGAAGCTCTCGATATGATTGAAGCGGCTGGTGGCTCATTTCATTTGGCTAAATGTAAACTGGGGCAGAGTGCCGATGCTGAGTCATACTCAGAACTTGAA GTTGGTGCAGATGATAAGAGAGTTTTGGATCAAATCATTGATTCATTAACTCGATTAGCTAATCCAGATGAAGATTATATATCTCCACCTAGAGAAGCAAATAAGATCTCACTGAAGATTGGCAAAGTCCAGCAAGAAAAGGAGGTAAAAGAGAAGCCTGAAATGACGAAGAAATCAGGTGTTTTGATTATTGGTGCTGGACGTGTGTGTCGCCCGGCTGCTGAGTTCCTTGCCTCAGTCAGAACCATTTCGTCACAGCAATGgtacaaaacttattttggaGCAGAGtctgaagaacaaagagatgtTCGTGTGATTGTGGCATCTATGTATCTTAAGGATGCCAAAAAG ACGATTGAAGGCATTCCAGACGTAGAAACAGTTCAGCTAGATGTGTCAGATAGTGAGAACCTCCTTAAGTATGTTTCTGAG GTTGATGTTGTCCTAAGTTTATTACCTGCAAGCTGTCATGCTGTTGTAGCAAAGACATGCATTGAG CTGAAGAAGCATCTTGTCACTGCTAgctatgttgatgatgaaacgTCCATGTTACATGAGAAGGCTAAGACTTCTGGAATTACAATTCTTGGCGAAATGGGACTGGACCCTGGAATTG ATCATATGATGGCGATGAAAATGATCAATGAGGCTCATATCAGAAAGGGGAAAGTGAAGTCTTTCACCTCTTACTGTGGAGGGCTTCCCTCTCCCGCTGCAGCAAATAATCCATTAGCATATAAGTTTAG CTGGAGCCCTGCTGGAGCAATTCGAGCTGGCCGTAACCCTGCCAAATACAAAAGCAACGGCGACGTAGTAAACGTTGATG GGGAGAATTTGTATGATTCAGCCACAAGTTTCCGAGTACCTAATCTTCCAGCTTTTGCATTGGAGTGTCTTCCTAATCGGAACTCTTTGGTTTATGGGGAATTTTATGGCATTGAGAGCGAAGCAACAACAATATTTCGTGGAACCCTCAGATATGAAG GATTTAGTATGATAATGGCAACACTTTCAAAACTCGGATTCTTTGACAATGAAGCCAATCAAGTACTCTCCACTGGAAAGAAGATTACGTTTGGTGCTCTTTTAAGTAACTTTCTAAAAAAGGATGCAGACAATGATTCAGAGCCTCTagctggagaagaagagatcagCAAGAGAATTATCAAACTTGGACATACCAAGGAGACTGCAACCAAAGCTGCCAAAACAATTGT ATTCTTGGGGTTCAACGAAGAGAGGGAAATTCCATCATTGTGTAAAAGCGTATTTGATGCAACTTGTTACCTAATGGAAGAAAAACTAGCGTATTCCGGAGATGAGCAG GACATGGTGCTTCTACATCACGAAGTAGAAGTGGAATTCCCTGAAAGCAAACGTGTTGAAAAGCACAGTGCGACTCTTTTGGAATTCGGGGACAACAAAAACGGACAAACAACTACCGCTATGGCCAAGACTGTTGGGATCCCTGCAGCCATTGGAGCTCTG CTGTTAATTGAAGACAAGATCAAGACAAGAGGAGTCTTAAGGCCTCTCGAACCAGAGGTCTATTTGCCAG CGTTGGATATATTGCAAGCGTATGGTATAAAGTTGATTGAGAAGACAGAATGA
- the LOC104721502 gene encoding uncharacterized protein LOC104721502 has translation MLKRQSNAILFYRIASFDSHNTLMSSYTDPLFLRSLHTRSIANRFGGDFVKRINPIRIYNKSGSSCNGLFKVKGGGGKPNGFTLRSCFDSHKKADQKARALTHHRRLLHGLGSGPSEERGGGGGATEIADGRGAYLRTGFQGNDKIVVAVDIDEVLGNFVSALNKFIADRYLSNHSVSEYHVYEFFKIWNCSRNEADLRVHEFFKTSYFKKGIHPLPGAHKTLHKLSKYCDMSVVTSRQNAIKEHTLEWIEIHFPGLFQQIHFGNHFALHGESRPKSEICRSFGAEILIDDNPRYAEECANIGMKVLLFDYENSYPWSKTESVDRHPLVTRVHNWEEVEQQILSLVVSKC, from the exons ATGTTAAAGAGACAGTCCAACGCCATTCTCTTCTACAGAATCGCAAGCTTCGATTCACATAATACCCTAATGTCTTCTTACACCGATCCCCTTTTCCTGCGATCGCTTCACACTCGATCAATTGCCAACAGATTTGGTGGAGATTTCGTTAAAAGAATCAATCCCATTCGAATTTACAACAAGAGTGGCTCCTCTTGTAATGGTCTTTTCAAGGTTAAAGGTGGAGGAGGAAAGCCCAATGGGTTTACCTTGAGAAGTTGTTTTGATTCTCATAAGAAGGCTGATCAAAAGGCTCGAGCTTTAACTCACCATCGGCGCCTTCTCCATGGTTTGGGATCTGGGCCTAGTGAAGAacgcggcggcggcggaggagcaACGGAGATAGCGGATGGCCGTGGTGCATATCTGCGTACGGGTTTCCAAGGGAATGATAAGATTGTTGTGGCTGTTGACATAGATGAGG TTCTTGGAAACTTTGTCTCGGCCCTTAACAAATTCATTGCGGACCGCTATTTGTCGAACCATTCTGTCTCAGAGTACCATGTCTATGAGTTCTTCAAG ATATGGAACTGCTCTCGCAACGAAG CCGACTTACGTGTTCACGAGTTCTTTAAGACATCATATTTCAAGAAAGGGATCCATCCTCTTCCAGGTGCCCATAAGACTCTTCACAAGCTATCAAAATATTGCGACATGTCAGTTGTGAC GTCCCGGCAGAATGCGATAAAGGAGCACACACTTGAGTGGATCGAGATACATTTCCCGGGACTCTTCCAACAGATTCATTTTGGAAACCATTTTGCTCTTCATGGAGAGTCTAGACCAAAATCTGAAATCTGCAG ATCATTTGGAGCAGAGATATTGATTGACGATAACCCGAGATATGCAGAGGAATGCGCTAACATCGGAATGAAGGTTCTCCTCTTTGACTATGAAAATTCATACCCTTGGTCTAAGACTGAGTCTGTTGATAGACATCCTTTGGTAACTAGAGTCCATAACTGGGAAGAAGTGGAGCAGCAGATTCTATCGTTGGTAGTATCAAAGTGTTGA
- the LOC104721500 gene encoding alpha-aminoadipic semialdehyde synthase-like isoform X1 → MNSSGGKEVKLGNGVVGILAETVNKWERRTPLTPSHCARLLHGGKDRTGVSRIVVQPSAKRIHHDALYEDVGCEVSDDLSDCGLILGIKQPELDMVLPGRAYAFFSHTHKAQKENMPLLDKILSEGVTLCDYELIVGDHGRRLLAFGKYAGRAGLVDFLHGLGQRYLSLGYSTPFLSLGSSYMYSSLAAAKAAVISVGEEIASQGLPLGICPLVFVFTGTGNVSLGAQEIFKLLPHTFVEPSKLPELFVKDKGISQNGKSTKRVYQVYGCIITSQDMVEHKDPSKSFDKADYYAHPEHYNPVFHEKISPYTSVLVNCMYWEKRFPCLLSTKQLQDLTTKGCPLVGICDITCDIGGSIEFVNRATLIDSPFFRFNPSDNSYDDDMDGDGVLCMAVDILPTEFAKEASQHFGDILSEFVGSLASMTEIADLPGHLKRACISYKGELTSLYEYIPRMRKSNPEEAQEKIANGVSSQRTYNILVSLSGHLFDKFLINEALDMIEAAGGSFHLAKCKLGQSADAESYSELEVGADDKRVLDQIIDSLTRLANPDEDYISPPREANKISLKIGKVQQEKEVKEKPEMTKKSGVLIIGAGRVCRPAAEFLASVRTISSQQWYKTYFGAESEEQRDVRVIVASMYLKDAKKTIEGIPDVETVQLDVSDSENLLKYVSEVDVVLSLLPASCHAVVAKTCIELKKHLVTASYVDDETSMLHEKAKTSGITILGEMGLDPGIDHMMAMKMINEAHIRKGKVKSFTSYCGGLPSPAAANNPLAYKFSWSPAGAIRAGRNPAKYKSNGDVVNVDGENLYDSATSFRVPNLPAFALECLPNRNSLVYGEFYGIESEATTIFRGTLRYEGFSMIMATLSKLGFFDNEANQVLSTGKKITFGALLSNFLKKDADNDSEPLAGEEEISKRIIKLGHTKETATKAAKTIVFLGFNEEREIPSLCKSVFDATCYLMEEKLAYSGDEQDMVLLHHEVEVEFPESKRVEKHSATLLEFGDNKNGQTTTAMAKTVGIPAAIGALLLIEDKIKTRGVLRPLEPEVYLPALDILQAYGIKLIEKTE, encoded by the exons ATGAATTCAAGTGGCGGTAAGGAGGTGAAGTTGGGGAATGGAGTTGTTGGGATTTTAGCTGAAACAGTGAACAAATGGGAGAGACGAACGCCTCTAACGCCGTCGCATTGCGCTCGCCTTTTACATGGTGGTAAAGACAGAACCGGCGTGTCCCGCATTGTGGTTCAGCCATCTGCTAAGCGTATCCATCATGATGCCTTGTATGAAGATGTCGGATGTGAAGTTTCTGATGACTTGTCTGATTGTGGGCTTATACTTGGAATCAAACAACCCGAG CTAGATATGGTTCTTCCTGGGAGAGCATATGCTTTCTTTTCCCACACTCACAAGGCTCAGAAAGAAAACATGCCTTTGTTGGATAAA ATTCTTTCTGAGGGTGTGACGTTGTGTGACTATGAGCTCATCGTTGGGGATCATGGGAGAAGATTATTGGCATTTGGTAAATATGCAGGCAGAGCTGGTCTTGTTGACTTCTTACATGGGCTGGGGCAGC GATATCTAAGTCTGGGATACTCAACTCCTTTTCTCTCGCTCGGGTCATCCTATATGTATTCCTCATTGGCTGCAGCAAAAGCCGCTGTGATTTCTGTAGGTGAAGAAATTGCAAGCCAGGGACTGCCATTAGGAATCTGCCCTCTTGTTTTTGTCTTCACTGGAACAGGAAATG TTTCTCTGGGTGCACAAGAAATTTTCAAGCTTCTTCCTCACACTTTTGTTGAACCAAGCAAACTTCCTGAACTATTTGTAAAA GACAAAGGAATTAGCCAAAATGGGAAATCAACTAAGCGAGTCTATCAAGTATATGGTTGTATCATTACTAGCCAAGACATGGTTGAACACAAAGATCCATCAAAGTCGTTCGACAAA GCAGACTACTATGCACACCCAGAACACTACAATCCAGTTTTCCACGAAAAGATATCCCCTTATACATCTGTTCTTG TAAACTGTATGTACTGGGAGAAGAGGTTTCCCTGTCTTCTGAGCACCAAACAGCTTCAAGATTTGACCACAAAAGGATGCCCGCTAGTGGGAATATGTGATATAACTTGTGACATCGGTGGCTCAATTGAATTTGTTAACCGAGCTACTTTAATCGATTCCCCTTTCTTTAG GTTTAATCCTTCGGACAATTCATACGATGATGACATGGATGGGGATGGCGTACTATGCATGGCCGTCGACATTTTACCCACAGAATTTGCAAAAGAG GCATCCCAGCATTTTGGAGATATTCTTTCAGAATTTGTGGGTAGTTTGGCTTCAATGACTGAAATTGCAGATCTACCAGGTCATCTAAAGAGGGCTTGCATAAGCTATAAAGGAGAGTTGACATCTTTGTATGAGTATATTCCACGTATGAGGAAGTCAAATCCAGA AGAGGCACAGGAGAAAATTGCCAACGGGGTTTCCAGCCAGAGAACATACAACATATTG GTATCTCTAAGCGGACACCTATTTGATAAGTTTCTGATAAACGAAGCTCTCGATATGATTGAAGCGGCTGGTGGCTCATTTCATTTGGCTAAATGTAAACTGGGGCAGAGTGCCGATGCTGAGTCATACTCAGAACTTGAA GTTGGTGCAGATGATAAGAGAGTTTTGGATCAAATCATTGATTCATTAACTCGATTAGCTAATCCAGATGAAGATTATATATCTCCACCTAGAGAAGCAAATAAGATCTCACTGAAGATTGGCAAAGTCCAGCAAGAAAAGGAGGTAAAAGAGAAGCCTGAAATGACGAAGAAATCAGGTGTTTTGATTATTGGTGCTGGACGTGTGTGTCGCCCGGCTGCTGAGTTCCTTGCCTCAGTCAGAACCATTTCGTCACAGCAATGgtacaaaacttattttggaGCAGAGtctgaagaacaaagagatgtTCGTGTGATTGTGGCATCTATGTATCTTAAGGATGCCAAAAAG ACGATTGAAGGCATTCCAGACGTAGAAACAGTTCAGCTAGATGTGTCAGATAGTGAGAACCTCCTTAAGTATGTTTCTGAG GTTGATGTTGTCCTAAGTTTATTACCTGCAAGCTGTCATGCTGTTGTAGCAAAGACATGCATTGAG CTGAAGAAGCATCTTGTCACTGCTAgctatgttgatgatgaaacgTCCATGTTACATGAGAAGGCTAAGACTTCTGGAATTACAATTCTTGGCGAAATGGGACTGGACCCTGGAATTG ATCATATGATGGCGATGAAAATGATCAATGAGGCTCATATCAGAAAGGGGAAAGTGAAGTCTTTCACCTCTTACTGTGGAGGGCTTCCCTCTCCCGCTGCAGCAAATAATCCATTAGCATATAAGTTTAG CTGGAGCCCTGCTGGAGCAATTCGAGCTGGCCGTAACCCTGCCAAATACAAAAGCAACGGCGACGTAGTAAACGTTGATG GGGAGAATTTGTATGATTCAGCCACAAGTTTCCGAGTACCTAATCTTCCAGCTTTTGCATTGGAGTGTCTTCCTAATCGGAACTCTTTGGTTTATGGGGAATTTTATGGCATTGAGAGCGAAGCAACAACAATATTTCGTGGAACCCTCAGATATGAAG GATTTAGTATGATAATGGCAACACTTTCAAAACTCGGATTCTTTGACAATGAAGCCAATCAAGTACTCTCCACTGGAAAGAAGATTACGTTTGGTGCTCTTTTAAGTAACTTTCTAAAAAAGGATGCAGACAATGATTCAGAGCCTCTagctggagaagaagagatcagCAAGAGAATTATCAAACTTGGACATACCAAGGAGACTGCAACCAAAGCTGCCAAAACAATTGT ATTCTTGGGGTTCAACGAAGAGAGGGAAATTCCATCATTGTGTAAAAGCGTATTTGATGCAACTTGTTACCTAATGGAAGAAAAACTAGCGTATTCCGGAGATGAGCAG GACATGGTGCTTCTACATCACGAAGTAGAAGTGGAATTCCCTGAAAGCAAACGTGTTGAAAAGCACAGTGCGACTCTTTTGGAATTCGGGGACAACAAAAACGGACAAACAACTACCGCTATGGCCAAGACTGTTGGGATCCCTGCAGCCATTGGAGCTCTG CTGTTAATTGAAGACAAGATCAAGACAAGAGGAGTCTTAAGGCCTCTCGAACCAGAGGTCTATTTGCCAG CGTTGGATATATTGCAAGCGTATGGTATAAAGTTGATTGAGAAGACAGAATGA
- the LOC104721500 gene encoding alpha-aminoadipic semialdehyde synthase-like isoform X3 — protein MLGKVSLSGHLFDKFLINEALDMIEAAGGSFHLAKCKLGQSADAESYSELEVGADDKRVLDQIIDSLTRLANPDEDYISPPREANKISLKIGKVQQEKEVKEKPEMTKKSGVLIIGAGRVCRPAAEFLASVRTISSQQWYKTYFGAESEEQRDVRVIVASMYLKDAKKTIEGIPDVETVQLDVSDSENLLKYVSEVDVVLSLLPASCHAVVAKTCIELKKHLVTASYVDDETSMLHEKAKTSGITILGEMGLDPGIDHMMAMKMINEAHIRKGKVKSFTSYCGGLPSPAAANNPLAYKFSWSPAGAIRAGRNPAKYKSNGDVVNVDGENLYDSATSFRVPNLPAFALECLPNRNSLVYGEFYGIESEATTIFRGTLRYEGFSMIMATLSKLGFFDNEANQVLSTGKKITFGALLSNFLKKDADNDSEPLAGEEEISKRIIKLGHTKETATKAAKTIVFLGFNEEREIPSLCKSVFDATCYLMEEKLAYSGDEQDMVLLHHEVEVEFPESKRVEKHSATLLEFGDNKNGQTTTAMAKTVGIPAAIGALLLIEDKIKTRGVLRPLEPEVYLPALDILQAYGIKLIEKTE, from the exons ATGCTTGGGAAG GTATCTCTAAGCGGACACCTATTTGATAAGTTTCTGATAAACGAAGCTCTCGATATGATTGAAGCGGCTGGTGGCTCATTTCATTTGGCTAAATGTAAACTGGGGCAGAGTGCCGATGCTGAGTCATACTCAGAACTTGAA GTTGGTGCAGATGATAAGAGAGTTTTGGATCAAATCATTGATTCATTAACTCGATTAGCTAATCCAGATGAAGATTATATATCTCCACCTAGAGAAGCAAATAAGATCTCACTGAAGATTGGCAAAGTCCAGCAAGAAAAGGAGGTAAAAGAGAAGCCTGAAATGACGAAGAAATCAGGTGTTTTGATTATTGGTGCTGGACGTGTGTGTCGCCCGGCTGCTGAGTTCCTTGCCTCAGTCAGAACCATTTCGTCACAGCAATGgtacaaaacttattttggaGCAGAGtctgaagaacaaagagatgtTCGTGTGATTGTGGCATCTATGTATCTTAAGGATGCCAAAAAG ACGATTGAAGGCATTCCAGACGTAGAAACAGTTCAGCTAGATGTGTCAGATAGTGAGAACCTCCTTAAGTATGTTTCTGAG GTTGATGTTGTCCTAAGTTTATTACCTGCAAGCTGTCATGCTGTTGTAGCAAAGACATGCATTGAG CTGAAGAAGCATCTTGTCACTGCTAgctatgttgatgatgaaacgTCCATGTTACATGAGAAGGCTAAGACTTCTGGAATTACAATTCTTGGCGAAATGGGACTGGACCCTGGAATTG ATCATATGATGGCGATGAAAATGATCAATGAGGCTCATATCAGAAAGGGGAAAGTGAAGTCTTTCACCTCTTACTGTGGAGGGCTTCCCTCTCCCGCTGCAGCAAATAATCCATTAGCATATAAGTTTAG CTGGAGCCCTGCTGGAGCAATTCGAGCTGGCCGTAACCCTGCCAAATACAAAAGCAACGGCGACGTAGTAAACGTTGATG GGGAGAATTTGTATGATTCAGCCACAAGTTTCCGAGTACCTAATCTTCCAGCTTTTGCATTGGAGTGTCTTCCTAATCGGAACTCTTTGGTTTATGGGGAATTTTATGGCATTGAGAGCGAAGCAACAACAATATTTCGTGGAACCCTCAGATATGAAG GATTTAGTATGATAATGGCAACACTTTCAAAACTCGGATTCTTTGACAATGAAGCCAATCAAGTACTCTCCACTGGAAAGAAGATTACGTTTGGTGCTCTTTTAAGTAACTTTCTAAAAAAGGATGCAGACAATGATTCAGAGCCTCTagctggagaagaagagatcagCAAGAGAATTATCAAACTTGGACATACCAAGGAGACTGCAACCAAAGCTGCCAAAACAATTGT ATTCTTGGGGTTCAACGAAGAGAGGGAAATTCCATCATTGTGTAAAAGCGTATTTGATGCAACTTGTTACCTAATGGAAGAAAAACTAGCGTATTCCGGAGATGAGCAG GACATGGTGCTTCTACATCACGAAGTAGAAGTGGAATTCCCTGAAAGCAAACGTGTTGAAAAGCACAGTGCGACTCTTTTGGAATTCGGGGACAACAAAAACGGACAAACAACTACCGCTATGGCCAAGACTGTTGGGATCCCTGCAGCCATTGGAGCTCTG CTGTTAATTGAAGACAAGATCAAGACAAGAGGAGTCTTAAGGCCTCTCGAACCAGAGGTCTATTTGCCAG CGTTGGATATATTGCAAGCGTATGGTATAAAGTTGATTGAGAAGACAGAATGA
- the LOC104721501 gene encoding uncharacterized protein LOC104721501, whose protein sequence is MDKKNVSAKAGSVAQSSGLSSGTAPGPGNMVAPGLGGSAHIPRDAFEANPKAYFDNLHAKEKANK, encoded by the coding sequence ATGGACAAGAAAAACGTTAGCGCAAAAGCTGGTTCGGTAGCTCAGAGCAGCGGTTTAAGCAGTGGCACTGCTCCTGGTCCAGGGAATATGGTTGCGCCCGGTTTGGGTGGTTCCGCTCACATCCCTAGAGATGCTTTTGAAGCGAATCCGAAGGCTTATTTTGACAATCTCCATGCCAAGGAGAAGGCAAATAAGTGA